In a single window of the Streptomyces sp. CGMCC 4.7035 genome:
- a CDS encoding GH92 family glycosyl hydrolase — MQHRSRHRWGSAAVVTTAAFALLTATQGAAVALPVQAATADREFTSSFEPDDPAPTWLNTVDTAADGSKRASGVDGGYTTGIPGNVTDEVTDVRASDEYTAAGEVKENLIDGEPSTKWLTFSSTGWVEFDFNAPVKVVTYALTSANDVAERDPADWTLQGSTDGKDWKTLDTRTGESFDERFQTHTYDLAEPAEYAHFRIDFTKNHGAGILQLADVQFSTGRSTEPTPKDMRSLVDRGPSGSPTAKAGAGFTGKRALRYAGTHQADGRAYSYNKVFDVNVGVERDTQLSYRIFPSMADGDRDYDATNVSVDLAFTDGTYLSGLKAIDQHGFPLTPQGQGAAKALYVNQWNSVVSRIGSVAAGKTVDRILVAYDSPKGPAKFRGWLDDITLRVAPPEKPKAHLSDYALTTRGTNSSGGFSRGNDFPATALPHGFNFWTPVTNAGSLSWLYDYARSNNSDNLPTIQAFSASHEPSPWMGDRQTFQVMPSAASGTPDTGRGARALAFRHENETARPYYYGVTFQNGLKAEMTPTDHAAVLRFTYPGDDASVLFDNVTEQAGLTLDKDNGVVTGFSDVKSGLSTGATRLFVYGVFDAPVTDGAASGVKGYLRFKPGADHTVTLRLATSLISLDQAKDNLRQEVPDGTSFDQVRERAQGVWDKLLGKVEVEGATADQLTTLYSSLYRLYLYPNSGFEKVGSAYQYASPFSPMPGPDTPTHTGAKIVDGKVYVNNGFWDTYRTTWPAYSFLTPKQAGEMVDGFVQQYKDGGWTSRWSSPGYADLMTGTSSDVAFADAYVKGVQFDAEAAYDAAVKNATVVPPSSGVGRKGMTTSPFLGYTTTDTNEGLSWAMEGYVNDYGIAKMGQALYEKTGKKRYKEESTYFLNRARDYVNLFDAKAGFFQGRDTQGAWRLDSAKYDPRVWGYDYTETNGWGYAFTAPQDSRGLANLYGGRAGLADKLDEYFATPETAAPDIVGSYGGVIHEMTEARDVRMGMYGHSNQVAHHVIYMYDAAGKPWKAQANVREALSRLYTGSEIGQGYHGDEDNGEQSAWYLFSALGFYPLVMGSGEYAIGSPLFTKATVHLENGKDLVIRAPRNSAKNVYVQGLKVNGKAWTSTALPHSLISKGAVLDFDMGPRPSSWGTGKNAAPVSITRGDKAPSPRADVLKGDGALFDNTSATDATVTSLDLPIAEGTKAVQYTLTSPEDRTKAPTGWTLQASEDGTEWKTLDTRSGESFTWDRQTRAFSIPHPGSYTHYRLVLNTESTLAEVELLA, encoded by the coding sequence ATGCAGCACAGATCTCGGCACAGATGGGGTTCCGCGGCGGTCGTCACAACGGCCGCCTTCGCCTTGCTGACGGCCACACAGGGCGCGGCGGTGGCATTGCCCGTCCAAGCGGCGACCGCGGATCGGGAGTTCACTTCCTCGTTCGAGCCGGACGATCCGGCACCGACGTGGCTGAACACCGTGGACACGGCGGCGGACGGTTCGAAGCGGGCGTCCGGAGTGGACGGAGGGTATACAACGGGCATTCCAGGAAATGTGACCGACGAGGTCACCGATGTCCGGGCCAGCGACGAGTACACGGCCGCCGGCGAGGTCAAAGAGAACCTGATCGACGGCGAGCCGAGCACCAAGTGGCTGACGTTCTCGTCGACGGGCTGGGTGGAGTTCGACTTCAACGCGCCGGTCAAGGTGGTGACGTACGCGCTGACGTCGGCCAACGACGTCGCGGAGCGGGACCCGGCCGACTGGACACTTCAGGGCTCCACCGACGGCAAGGACTGGAAGACCCTCGACACGCGCACCGGTGAATCGTTCGACGAGCGCTTCCAGACGCATACGTACGACCTCGCCGAACCGGCCGAATACGCGCACTTCCGGATCGACTTCACCAAGAACCACGGCGCGGGCATACTGCAGCTCGCCGACGTGCAGTTCTCCACGGGCAGGAGCACCGAGCCCACACCCAAGGACATGCGCTCGCTGGTGGACCGCGGTCCGAGCGGCTCCCCCACCGCCAAGGCGGGCGCGGGCTTCACGGGCAAGCGGGCGCTGCGGTACGCGGGGACGCACCAGGCGGACGGACGGGCGTACTCGTACAACAAGGTCTTCGACGTGAACGTGGGCGTCGAGCGGGACACCCAGCTGTCGTACCGCATCTTCCCGTCGATGGCGGACGGGGACCGGGACTATGACGCCACGAACGTCTCCGTGGACCTGGCCTTCACCGACGGCACCTATCTGAGCGGCCTGAAGGCGATCGACCAGCACGGCTTCCCGCTCACCCCGCAGGGACAGGGCGCGGCCAAGGCCCTGTACGTCAACCAGTGGAACAGCGTGGTCTCGCGGATCGGCTCGGTCGCGGCCGGAAAGACCGTGGACCGGATCCTGGTGGCGTACGACTCCCCGAAGGGGCCGGCGAAGTTCCGGGGCTGGCTGGACGACATCACGCTGCGGGTCGCACCGCCGGAGAAGCCCAAGGCGCACCTCTCCGACTACGCGCTGACGACCCGCGGTACGAACTCCAGCGGCGGCTTCTCCCGCGGGAACGACTTCCCGGCGACGGCCCTGCCGCATGGCTTCAACTTCTGGACGCCGGTGACCAACGCGGGTTCGCTGAGCTGGCTGTATGACTACGCACGGTCCAATAATTCCGACAATCTGCCCACAATCCAGGCGTTCAGCGCGAGCCATGAGCCGAGTCCGTGGATGGGTGACCGGCAGACGTTCCAGGTGATGCCGTCGGCCGCCTCCGGCACGCCGGACACCGGCCGCGGTGCGCGGGCGCTGGCGTTCCGGCACGAGAACGAGACCGCGCGTCCGTACTACTACGGGGTGACCTTCCAGAACGGCCTCAAGGCGGAGATGACGCCGACGGACCACGCGGCGGTGCTGCGGTTCACGTACCCCGGCGACGACGCGAGCGTGCTCTTCGACAATGTGACGGAACAAGCCGGGCTGACCCTCGACAAGGACAACGGGGTCGTCACGGGCTTCTCGGACGTGAAGTCCGGGCTGTCGACGGGGGCGACGCGGCTGTTCGTGTACGGCGTGTTCGACGCGCCCGTCACGGACGGGGCCGCCTCCGGGGTGAAGGGGTACCTGCGCTTCAAGCCGGGCGCCGACCACACCGTGACCCTCCGCCTCGCCACCTCGCTCATCAGCCTCGACCAGGCGAAGGACAACCTGCGCCAGGAGGTCCCGGACGGGACGTCGTTCGACCAGGTGAGGGAACGCGCGCAGGGGGTGTGGGACAAGCTGCTCGGCAAGGTCGAGGTCGAGGGAGCGACGGCCGACCAGCTGACGACGCTGTACTCCTCGCTGTACCGGCTGTACCTGTACCCGAACTCGGGCTTCGAGAAGGTGGGTTCGGCCTACCAGTACGCCTCGCCCTTCTCCCCGATGCCCGGTCCGGACACGCCCACGCACACCGGCGCGAAGATCGTCGACGGCAAGGTGTACGTCAACAACGGCTTCTGGGACACGTACCGGACGACGTGGCCGGCGTACTCCTTCCTCACGCCGAAGCAGGCCGGTGAGATGGTCGACGGCTTCGTGCAGCAGTACAAGGACGGCGGCTGGACCTCGCGCTGGTCCTCGCCCGGTTACGCGGACCTGATGACCGGCACCTCGTCGGACGTGGCGTTCGCCGACGCCTATGTGAAGGGCGTGCAGTTCGACGCGGAGGCCGCCTACGACGCCGCGGTCAAGAACGCGACGGTCGTCCCGCCGTCTTCCGGGGTCGGCCGCAAGGGCATGACGACCTCGCCTTTCCTCGGCTACACGACCACCGACACCAACGAGGGTCTGTCGTGGGCGATGGAGGGCTACGTCAACGACTACGGCATCGCGAAGATGGGTCAGGCGCTGTACGAGAAGACCGGCAAGAAGCGCTACAAGGAGGAGTCGACGTACTTCCTCAACCGCGCCCGCGACTACGTCAACCTCTTCGACGCGAAGGCCGGTTTCTTCCAGGGCCGCGACACGCAGGGCGCCTGGCGGCTGGACTCCGCGAAGTACGACCCGCGCGTCTGGGGTTACGACTACACGGAGACGAACGGCTGGGGCTACGCCTTCACGGCACCACAGGACAGCCGGGGCCTGGCCAACCTGTACGGGGGCCGCGCGGGGCTCGCGGACAAACTGGACGAGTACTTCGCGACTCCCGAGACGGCCGCACCGGACATCGTGGGCTCGTACGGCGGTGTCATCCACGAGATGACGGAGGCGCGTGACGTCCGGATGGGCATGTACGGGCACTCCAACCAGGTCGCGCACCATGTGATCTACATGTACGACGCGGCGGGCAAGCCGTGGAAGGCACAGGCGAACGTCCGCGAGGCCCTCTCCCGTCTGTACACCGGCAGCGAGATCGGGCAGGGCTACCACGGCGACGAGGACAACGGCGAGCAGTCGGCCTGGTACCTGTTCTCGGCGCTGGGCTTCTACCCGCTGGTGATGGGCAGCGGCGAGTACGCCATCGGATCGCCGCTGTTCACCAAGGCGACGGTGCACCTGGAGAATGGCAAGGACCTCGTCATCAGGGCCCCGAGGAACAGCGCGAAGAACGTGTACGTCCAGGGCCTGAAGGTCAACGGCAAGGCGTGGACGTCGACGGCGCTGCCCCACTCGCTGATCTCCAAGGGCGCGGTGCTGGACTTCGACATGGGTCCGCGGCCGTCGTCCTGGGGCACGGGCAAGAACGCGGCGCCGGTGTCGATCACGCGCGGTGACAAGGCGCCTTCGCCGCGGGCGGACGTCCTCAAGGGTGATGGCGCGCTCTTCGACAACACGTCGGCGACGGACGCGACCGTGACGAGCCTGGACCTGCCGATCGCGGAGGGAACCAAGGCGGTGCAGTACACCCTGACGTCCCCCGAGGACCGCACGAAGGCCCCCACGGGCTGGACGCTCCAGGCCTCCGAGGACGGCACGGAGTGGAAGACCCTGGACACCCGCTCGGGTGAGTCCTTCACCTGGGACCGGCAGACCAGGGCGTTCTCGATCCCGCATCCCGGCTCGTACACGCACTACCGCCTGGTCCTGAACACCGAGTCGACCCTGGCGGAGGTGGAACTGCTGGCCTGA
- the ngcE gene encoding N-acetylglucosamine/diacetylchitobiose ABC transporter substrate-binding protein: MGSTSGENTTPGGVGRRDLIKRSAALGLISVPTMSFLSACASGGGDSSSDNDTQGKTSKANPFGAQKGSKLDVVIFKGGYGDDYAKAWEGDYQTKAGITSTHTGTQEITGKLQPRFNAGNPPDIVDDSGAQQIKVDVLYKNGQLLDLAEVLDAPSVDDPSKKVRDMIIPGTLDAGMQEGKIVALNYIYTVWGLWYSGKLFKEKGWEEPKTWADFITICQDAKKQGIGGLAHQGKYPYYINVAIMDLIAKTGGLDAMKAIDNLDPKAFVGSDAAQAGVEAIYEIVEKGLLMPGTNGLTHTESQTRWNQYKAAFITCGSWLENEQLKQTPADFDMKFLPMPLLPDSKLPFEAIRAGSGEPFIIPAKAKNLPGAKEFMRRMLSKEWSTLFAKEANSLTILKDGVDPSVKLRPGTQSTVEASKAAGGNTFRYLYTEWYSEMGTAIEAASNELMAKRIQPKEWLKRCQAAVDKQAKDPASKKNHRD; the protein is encoded by the coding sequence ATGGGATCCACTTCCGGCGAGAACACCACCCCCGGCGGCGTCGGCCGCCGCGATCTGATCAAGCGGTCCGCCGCGCTCGGCCTGATCTCCGTGCCCACGATGAGCTTCCTGTCGGCGTGTGCCAGCGGCGGCGGCGACAGCTCCAGCGACAACGACACCCAGGGGAAGACCTCCAAGGCCAACCCCTTCGGCGCGCAGAAGGGCAGCAAGCTCGACGTCGTCATCTTCAAGGGCGGTTACGGCGACGACTACGCCAAGGCGTGGGAGGGCGACTACCAGACGAAGGCCGGCATCACCTCGACCCACACCGGCACCCAGGAGATCACGGGCAAACTCCAGCCCCGGTTCAACGCCGGCAACCCGCCGGACATCGTGGACGACTCGGGCGCCCAGCAGATCAAGGTCGACGTGCTCTACAAGAACGGCCAGCTGCTCGACCTCGCCGAGGTCCTCGACGCGCCGTCCGTGGACGACCCGAGCAAGAAGGTCCGGGACATGATCATCCCCGGCACCCTGGACGCCGGCATGCAGGAGGGCAAGATCGTCGCCCTCAACTACATCTACACCGTGTGGGGTCTGTGGTACTCCGGCAAGCTCTTCAAGGAGAAGGGCTGGGAGGAGCCCAAGACCTGGGCCGACTTCATCACCATCTGTCAGGACGCCAAGAAGCAGGGCATCGGCGGCCTGGCCCACCAGGGCAAGTACCCGTACTACATCAACGTCGCCATCATGGACCTGATCGCCAAGACGGGCGGTCTGGACGCGATGAAGGCGATCGACAACCTCGACCCGAAGGCGTTCGTCGGCTCGGACGCGGCACAGGCCGGCGTCGAGGCGATCTACGAGATCGTCGAGAAGGGCCTGCTGATGCCAGGCACCAACGGCCTGACCCACACCGAGTCGCAGACCCGCTGGAACCAGTACAAGGCCGCGTTCATCACCTGTGGCTCCTGGCTGGAGAACGAGCAGCTCAAGCAGACGCCCGCGGACTTCGACATGAAGTTCCTGCCGATGCCGCTGCTGCCCGACAGCAAGCTGCCGTTCGAGGCGATCCGGGCCGGCTCCGGCGAACCCTTCATCATCCCGGCGAAGGCCAAGAACCTGCCCGGCGCCAAGGAGTTCATGCGGCGCATGCTCTCCAAGGAGTGGTCGACGCTGTTCGCCAAGGAGGCCAACTCGCTCACCATCCTCAAGGACGGCGTCGACCCCAGCGTCAAGCTCCGGCCGGGCACCCAGTCCACGGTCGAGGCGTCCAAGGCCGCCGGCGGCAACACCTTCCGTTACCTGTACACCGAGTGGTACAGCGAGATGGGCACCGCCATCGAGGCCGCGTCCAACGAGCTGATGGCCAAGCGCATTCAGCCGAAGGAGTGGCTGAAGCGGTGCCAGGCCGCGGTCGACAAGCAGGCCAAGGACCCGGCCTCCAAGAAGAACCACCGGGACTGA
- a CDS encoding carbohydrate ABC transporter permease — protein MRKGQYRFVAGFLFVPVALYLIFVIWPYIQTFGYSLTDWKGQSQTFKFVGLDNYRALFQDDVFMQAIWHNILFLVFIPVITILLALFFAFMVNAGGRGRAGGVQGVTGSKFYKIIYFFPQVLSLAILAVLFNAVYRSDGGGLLNGFLIKIGLVDANNPVEWLNEPNMVLWALILVVVWHGVGFYLVLFSAAMQSIPKDIYEAALIDGAGRSQSFLRITLPLLWDTVQTAWVYLGIVAMDMFVLVSSMTQNMGAYGGGPDHHSDVMSTVMMRNFLYYGKSGYACAMGVVMLLLTLVLSVVTLRATRRERIEF, from the coding sequence ATGCGCAAAGGGCAGTACAGGTTCGTCGCGGGATTTCTCTTCGTACCCGTGGCGCTCTATCTGATCTTCGTGATCTGGCCGTACATCCAGACGTTCGGCTATTCGCTGACCGACTGGAAGGGCCAGTCACAGACCTTCAAGTTCGTCGGACTGGACAACTACAGGGCACTGTTCCAGGACGACGTCTTCATGCAGGCCATCTGGCACAACATCCTGTTCCTGGTGTTCATCCCGGTGATCACCATCCTGCTCGCCCTGTTCTTCGCCTTCATGGTGAACGCGGGCGGGCGTGGCCGGGCCGGCGGCGTCCAGGGCGTCACCGGATCCAAGTTCTACAAAATTATCTACTTCTTTCCGCAGGTCTTGTCACTGGCGATTCTCGCGGTGCTGTTCAACGCGGTGTACCGCAGTGACGGCGGCGGTCTGCTCAACGGCTTCCTGATCAAAATCGGCCTGGTCGACGCGAACAATCCCGTGGAATGGCTCAACGAGCCCAACATGGTGCTGTGGGCGCTGATCCTGGTCGTCGTCTGGCACGGTGTCGGCTTCTATCTGGTGCTGTTCTCGGCCGCCATGCAGTCCATTCCGAAGGACATTTACGAGGCGGCCCTCATCGACGGAGCGGGCCGCTCCCAGTCCTTCCTCCGCATCACCCTGCCGCTGCTGTGGGACACGGTGCAGACCGCGTGGGTGTACCTGGGCATCGTGGCGATGGACATGTTCGTCCTGGTCTCCTCCATGACCCAGAACATGGGCGCCTACGGCGGCGGCCCCGACCATCACAGCGATGTCATGTCGACCGTGATGATGCGCAATTTCCTCTACTACGGGAAGAGCGGCTATGCCTGCGCCATGGGCGTCGTCATGCTGCTGCTCACCCTGGTCCTGTCCGTGGTCACGCTGCGCGCCACCCGCCGTGAGCGCATCGAGTTCTGA
- a CDS encoding carbohydrate ABC transporter permease: MSAPLKETAPGGTVPARSSVSKIPVRPGDRRGEGVVLNVFSHGFLALWALLIVLPLLWLVLSSFKTDAQIGGSAFGWPHDWSFDVFRRAWNKGIGDYFLNTVIVLVFSVPLTMLFGSMAAYVLARYRFWGNRMLYYFFVAGAMFPVFLALVPLFFMVKRLDMLNTYQGLILVYIAYSMPFTVFFMHAFFRTLPTAVFEAAVLDGASHTRTFFQVMLPMAKPGLISVGIFNTLGQWNQFILPTVLMQPQSGSDPERYVLTQGLIQLQQQQGYASDLPVLFAGVTIAMIPMLVVYLSFQRQVQAGLTSATLK, translated from the coding sequence ATGAGCGCACCCCTCAAGGAGACCGCCCCCGGCGGCACCGTCCCGGCCCGGTCCTCGGTGAGCAAGATCCCGGTCCGCCCCGGCGACCGGCGCGGCGAGGGCGTCGTCCTGAACGTCTTCTCGCACGGGTTCCTCGCCCTGTGGGCCCTGCTGATCGTGCTGCCGCTGCTGTGGCTGGTGCTCAGCTCCTTCAAGACCGACGCGCAGATCGGCGGCTCGGCCTTCGGCTGGCCGCACGACTGGTCCTTCGACGTGTTCCGGCGTGCCTGGAACAAGGGCATCGGCGACTACTTCCTGAACACCGTAATCGTGCTGGTGTTCTCCGTGCCGCTGACGATGCTGTTCGGCTCGATGGCCGCGTACGTGCTCGCCCGCTACCGGTTCTGGGGCAACCGGATGCTGTACTACTTCTTCGTCGCGGGCGCGATGTTCCCCGTGTTCCTGGCCCTCGTCCCGCTGTTCTTCATGGTCAAACGGCTGGACATGCTGAACACCTATCAGGGTCTGATCCTGGTCTACATCGCGTACTCGATGCCGTTCACCGTGTTCTTCATGCACGCCTTCTTCCGGACCCTGCCGACGGCGGTCTTCGAGGCCGCCGTCCTGGACGGTGCCTCGCACACCCGGACCTTCTTCCAGGTGATGCTGCCGATGGCCAAGCCTGGCCTGATCAGCGTCGGTATCTTCAACACGCTGGGTCAGTGGAACCAGTTCATCCTGCCGACGGTCCTGATGCAGCCGCAGAGTGGTTCGGATCCCGAACGCTACGTCCTCACCCAAGGCCTGATCCAGCTCCAGCAGCAGCAGGGATACGCCTCTGACCTGCCCGTTCTCTTCGCAGGAGTGACCATTGCGATGATCCCGATGCTCGTGGTCTACCTGTCCTTCCAGCGCCAGGTACAGGCCGGACTGACCTCGGCGACGCTGAAATAG
- a CDS encoding ROK family transcriptional regulator, which translates to METPGSQSSLHRANLERVVRAVRLAGSLTQAEIARTTGLSAATVSNIVRELKDGGTVEVTPTSAGGRRARSVSLSGDAGIVIGVDFGHTHLRVAVGNLAHQVLAEEAEPLDVDASAAQGFDRAEQLVSRLIEATGVDRSKIAGVGLGVPGPIDLESGTLGSSAILPGWTGARPAEELRGRLGVPVHVDNDANLGALGELVWGSGRGVKDLAYIKVASGVGAGLVIEGKIYRGPGGTAGEIGHITLDESGPVCRCGNRGCLETFTAARYVLPLLQPSHGTDLTMEGVVRLARDGDPGCRRVIADVGRHIGSGVANLCNLLNPSRVVLGGDLAEAGELVLGPIRESVGRYAIPSAARQLSVLPGALGGRAEVLGALALALSEMGDSTLLDGSLAVATPAFT; encoded by the coding sequence GTGGAGACTCCAGGGTCGCAGTCGTCGCTGCACCGAGCCAACCTGGAGCGGGTCGTACGCGCCGTGCGGCTGGCCGGATCCCTTACCCAGGCGGAGATCGCGAGGACGACGGGCCTGTCCGCGGCGACGGTCTCCAACATCGTGCGGGAGCTCAAGGACGGCGGAACCGTCGAGGTCACGCCCACGTCGGCGGGTGGTCGCCGGGCCCGCAGCGTGTCCCTGAGCGGGGACGCCGGCATTGTCATCGGTGTCGACTTCGGGCACACCCATTTGCGCGTCGCGGTCGGAAACCTCGCCCATCAGGTGCTTGCCGAGGAGGCCGAGCCACTGGATGTGGACGCCTCTGCCGCGCAGGGCTTCGACCGGGCGGAACAGCTGGTCAGCAGGCTGATCGAGGCGACCGGGGTGGACCGGTCCAAGATCGCGGGCGTGGGCCTCGGTGTGCCGGGCCCCATCGACCTCGAGTCGGGCACGCTCGGCTCCAGCGCCATCCTGCCGGGCTGGACCGGCGCCAGACCCGCCGAGGAGCTGCGGGGGCGGCTCGGTGTGCCGGTGCACGTGGACAACGACGCCAACCTCGGCGCCCTGGGCGAGCTGGTCTGGGGAAGTGGCCGAGGGGTCAAGGATCTTGCGTACATCAAGGTCGCGAGCGGTGTCGGTGCCGGACTGGTGATCGAGGGGAAGATCTACCGAGGCCCCGGCGGCACCGCGGGGGAAATCGGACATATTACACTCGATGAATCCGGCCCGGTCTGCCGCTGCGGAAACCGGGGCTGCCTGGAGACCTTCACGGCGGCGCGCTATGTGCTCCCGCTGCTCCAGCCCAGTCACGGCACCGACTTGACCATGGAAGGCGTCGTACGGCTGGCGCGGGACGGGGATCCGGGTTGCCGTCGGGTGATCGCCGACGTCGGCCGGCACATCGGCAGTGGAGTGGCCAACCTGTGCAATTTGCTGAACCCGAGCCGGGTGGTCCTGGGCGGCGATCTCGCCGAGGCCGGTGAGCTGGTGCTCGGGCCCATCAGAGAGTCCGTCGGCCGCTACGCCATCCCCAGTGCGGCGCGCCAACTGTCCGTTCTCCCGGGGGCACTTGGGGGTCGGGCGGAGGTGCTCGGAGCGCTCGCTCTCGCGCTGAGCGAGATGGGCGATTCTACCCTTTTGGACGGCTCGCTGGCCGTGGCGACACCCGCCTTCACTTAG
- a CDS encoding sugar ABC transporter substrate-binding protein produces the protein MRRVVIGTAAVSMAVSLAACGKAGDKKDDSGSSSSGSGSKTIGLLLPDSVTARYEKFDKPLFEAKVKELCSDCTVEYANAAADPTKQAQQVSSMITKGVKVIAISAQDSAAIKSSIQSAVNKGVKVVAYDRLAQGPVSAYVSFDNEKVGELQGQALLDALGKKATKSSKVVMINGDDADPNAGMFKQGAHKVLDGKVDIAYEQSGLWKDTVAAQKMSAAITQLGAKKIAGVYAANDGMAGGIANTLKGAGISNIPLTGQDAELAAIQRIVAGTQSATVYKAYKPEADTAAELAVALLQGKDLKSLTDTEVTSGSGDKVPAKLLPATSVTKANIKDTVVKDGIYTVQEICTAEYAKACKAIGLQ, from the coding sequence ATGCGTAGAGTCGTGATCGGCACCGCGGCGGTTTCCATGGCCGTTTCGCTGGCTGCCTGTGGCAAGGCCGGTGACAAGAAGGACGACTCCGGCAGCAGCAGCAGCGGCTCCGGCAGCAAGACCATCGGCCTGCTGCTCCCCGACAGCGTCACCGCACGCTACGAGAAGTTCGACAAGCCGCTCTTCGAGGCCAAGGTCAAGGAGCTGTGCTCCGACTGCACGGTCGAGTACGCGAACGCGGCGGCCGACCCCACCAAGCAGGCCCAGCAGGTCAGCAGCATGATCACCAAGGGCGTCAAGGTCATCGCGATCAGCGCCCAGGACTCTGCCGCCATCAAGTCGTCCATCCAGTCCGCGGTCAACAAGGGCGTCAAGGTCGTCGCGTACGACCGCCTCGCCCAGGGCCCGGTCTCCGCGTACGTCTCCTTCGACAACGAGAAGGTCGGCGAGCTCCAGGGTCAGGCCCTGCTCGACGCGCTCGGCAAGAAGGCCACCAAGTCGTCGAAGGTCGTCATGATCAACGGTGACGACGCCGACCCGAACGCCGGCATGTTCAAGCAGGGCGCTCACAAGGTCCTCGACGGCAAGGTCGACATCGCCTACGAGCAGTCCGGCCTGTGGAAGGACACCGTCGCCGCGCAGAAGATGTCGGCGGCCATCACGCAGCTCGGCGCCAAGAAGATCGCGGGCGTCTACGCCGCCAACGACGGCATGGCCGGTGGTATCGCCAACACCCTCAAGGGCGCGGGCATCAGCAACATCCCGCTGACCGGTCAGGACGCGGAGCTCGCGGCCATCCAGCGGATCGTCGCCGGCACCCAGTCGGCCACCGTCTACAAGGCCTACAAGCCCGAGGCCGACACCGCCGCCGAGCTCGCGGTCGCCCTGCTCCAGGGCAAGGACCTCAAGTCCCTGACCGACACGGAGGTGACCAGCGGCTCCGGCGACAAGGTGCCCGCGAAGCTGCTGCCCGCGACGTCGGTCACCAAGGCCAACATCAAGGACACGGTCGTCAAGGACGGGATCTACACCGTCCAGGAGATCTGCACCGCCGAGTACGCGAAGGCCTGCAAGGCCATCGGCCTCCAGTAA
- a CDS encoding ATP-binding cassette domain-containing protein, which yields MVHVSATPVLALRGVSKRFGAVQALTDVDLEVHAGEVVALVGDNGAGKSTLVKTIAGVHPIDEGVIEWEGKPVSINKPHDAQGLGVATVYQDLALCDNLDVVGNLYLGRELLHRGVIDEVTMEKNARELLSTLSIRIPSVRIPIASLSGGQRQVVAIARALIGDPKVVILDEPTAALGVEQTAQVLDLVERLRERNLGVILISHNMADVKAVADTVAVLRLGKNNGSFPVKSTSHEEIIAAITGATDNAVTRRAGRRTAEAAK from the coding sequence ATGGTTCACGTGTCCGCTACGCCCGTGCTGGCGTTGCGCGGAGTCTCCAAGCGATTCGGTGCGGTCCAGGCACTCACCGATGTCGATCTGGAGGTCCACGCCGGAGAAGTGGTCGCCCTGGTGGGCGACAACGGCGCAGGAAAGTCGACCCTGGTCAAGACGATCGCGGGTGTCCACCCCATCGATGAGGGCGTCATCGAGTGGGAGGGCAAGCCGGTCAGCATCAACAAGCCGCACGACGCCCAGGGACTCGGCGTCGCGACGGTCTACCAGGACCTCGCCCTGTGCGACAACCTCGACGTGGTCGGCAACCTCTACCTCGGACGTGAACTGCTGCACCGCGGCGTCATCGACGAGGTGACGATGGAGAAGAACGCTCGGGAACTGCTGAGCACGCTCTCCATCCGCATCCCGAGTGTGCGCATCCCGATCGCGAGCCTCTCCGGTGGCCAGCGTCAGGTCGTGGCCATCGCCCGCGCTCTGATCGGTGACCCGAAGGTCGTCATCCTCGACGAGCCCACCGCCGCCCTCGGCGTCGAGCAGACCGCGCAGGTCCTCGACCTGGTCGAGCGGCTGCGCGAGCGGAACCTCGGCGTCATCCTCATCAGCCACAACATGGCCGACGTGAAGGCGGTCGCGGACACCGTCGCCGTCCTGCGCCTGGGCAAGAACAACGGCTCCTTCCCCGTGAAGAGCACGAGCCACGAAGAGATCATCGCCGCGATCACGGGAGCCACGGACAACGCCGTGACCCGTCGTGCGGGGCGTCGCACCGCGGAGGCGGCAAAGTGA